tatatatgtatatatatatatatatatatatatatatatatatatatatatatatatatatatatatatacatagatataaatacaaacgtatatatatatacatatacatatacatatacatacatacatatatatatatatatatgtatatatatatatatatatatatatatatatatatatatatatatatatatatgtatgtatatatatatatatatatatatatatatatatatatatatatatatatatatatgtgtgtgtgtgtgtgtttgtgtgtgtgtgtgtgtgtgtgtgtgtgtgtgcgtgtatgtgtgtgtgtgtgtgtgtatatatatatatatatatatatatatatatatatatatatatatatatatatatatatatataaatatatatatatatatatatgtatctatgtatatatatatataaatatatatatatatatatatatatatatacacacacacacgcacacacacacacacgcacacacacacacactcacacaagcacgcacgcacacacacaagcacgcacgcacgcacgcacgcacgcacgcacgcacacacacacacacacacacacacacacacaaacacacacacacacacacacacacacacacacacacacacacacacacacacacaaacacacaaacacacacacacacacacacacacacacacacacacacacacacacacacacacacacacacacacacacacacacacacacacacacgcaacaaacaaacacacacacatacacagaaacacacacactaaatatatatatatatatatatatatatatatatatatatatatatatatatatatatatatatatatatatatatatatgtatatatatatatatatttatttatttatttatttatttatatatatatataaacatatatataaatgcaaacgtatatatatatatatatatatatatatatatatatatatatatatatatatatatatatatatatatatatatataaacatacatacatatatacacacatatatatatatatatatatatatatatatatatatatacatatatatatacatacatatatatatatatatatatatatatatatatatatatatatatatatatatatatatatagatagatagatagatagatagatagatagatagatagatagatagatagatagatatatatatataatatatatatatatataatatatatatatatatatatatatatatatatatatatatatatatatatatatatatatatatgtatgtatatatatacatatgtatatatgtatatatgtatatatatatatatatatatatatatatatatatatatatatatatatatatatatactgtatgtgtgtgtgtatgtgtgtgtgtgtgtgtatgtgtgtgtgtgtgtgtgtgtgtgtgtgtgtgtgtgtgtgtagtgtgtgtgtgtgtgtgtgtgtgtgtgtgtgtgcgcataaatactcacactctcacacacacacacacacacacatacacaaaaatgcacaaacacacacacacatatatatatatatatatatatatatatatatatatatatatatatatatatatatatatatatttatatatatatatacatacatacatatatatatatatatatatatatatatatatatatatataaatatatatataaatatatatatatatatatatatatatatatatatatatttagatacatacatatatatatataaatatatatatatatgtatatatatacatatatacatatatatatatatttatatatatatatgtatatatgtatatatatacatatatatatatatttatatatatatatacatacatacatatatatatatatatatatatatatatatatatatatatatatatatatgtatatatatatatatatatatatatatatatatatatatatatatatatatatatatatatatatatatatatatatatatatatatgtatatgtatatatatatgtatatatatatacatatatatatagatatatatatatatatatatatatatatatatatacatacataaatactaacatatatatatatatatatatatgtatatatatatatatatatatatatatacatatatatatatatatatatatacatatatatatatatatatatatatatatatatatatatataatatatatatatatatatatatgtatgtatgtgtatatatatatatatatatatatatatatatatatatatatatatatatatattatatatatatatatatatatatatatattatatatatatatatatatatatatatatatatatatatatatatatatatttatgtatgtatatatatatatatatatatatatatatatatatatatatatatatatattatatatatatatatattatatatatatatatatatacatacatacatatgaacattataacctctccgatcgggattcgatccctcgccgccaatgcacgtgaatgcaagacggccgctctaccactcgaatcccgatcggagaggttataatgttcatgataaaaatgcggtattgcattattccatctttcatacatacatatatatattcgtgtttgtgtgtatatatatatatatatatatatatatatatatatatatatatatatatatatatacatatatatatgtatgtatgtatatatatatatatatatatatatatatatatatatatatatatatatatatatatatatatatatatatatatatatatatatacacaaacatagatatatatactaacatatgtatatatgtaatatattatatatatatatatatatatatatatatatatatatatatatatatatatatatatattatatatatatatatatatgtataaataaataaatatatacatatatatatatatatatatatatatagagagagagagagagagagagagagagagagagagagagagagagagagagagagagagagagagagagagagagagagaaagaaagagagaaagaaagagagagagaaagatgagagagagaagagagagagaaagagaatgaaataaagaaagaggagagagagagagagagagagagagagagagagagagagagagagagagagagagagagagagagagagagagagagagagagagagagagagatgtgtatgtatctttacgAACATATGGACAgctaaggaaagggagaatgaacgGGAGAGCTGGCGATGAGGCGTGATCGCGCACGGCGGGGAGGGGGTCATGCAGAGAGAGGACAAAGGGTTcgcgaaagagataagaaaaagtcaGCAAAGTTGGAGTAAAAGTCAGACCAAGAAAATGCTGGAGAGAGACATTTAATGATTGTTTTTGTGCAGCGAAGGGAAGAGTCTCCATTCGATTTCCTGCTGCCCCTGATAAACGAAATCCGTTTGAATAAATCAATTTTTGTCTCACTGCTATCAGACCAACCTCGCCTTCTTACCTGCTGCCGGGGAGGCGAGCAGGAGGGATAGCAGGACCACCTCCCAGAGCCTCCTCATCAGCCCCTCGGGAGGACTTTTGTGAGCCTGCCTCCCGCTTGTCCCTCGCGCACACACTCCCGCCGTCGTCGTCGCCGGCCGCCCGCTGCCGCTCCCCGAAGGTGCCTTGGCAGGGGATGCTGGTCGCGCGGCCGGTGCAGCTGTGTGGAGGAAGCGATGCGACGGTGCTGATTCCCAGGGCAGGCGATCCGGACCCTGAGAAACCGAAGGATCTGCTTCAGTCGACGCCTTGGCCGCACGAGGGGCACGCGCTGCATCCGTAGTGCCGATGCTGTGTGGCTGCGGCCGAGGCCCTCTGACGCCGGACGTCGCCGCTCGCGCAGACGTGCACTGAGAGGCCGGCGAGAAGCCTGGGCTCTCGGGGCCAACGACTTGCCTCTCCCTCAGTGCCAGCCCTGGGGGGGACGCTTCCCCAAAATCCTCTCCCCACTGCCGTGGTCGTTCCGCCCTTGGCATCGCGTGCCCATAAGTGATGGGTCCTTGGCCCTCGGGAGCGGCCCATCCAAGGCTCTTGCCCCAGGATCCCGTGACTGTGCCACCGTCGACATTTGTCTCTGTCGAGATCGCTCGCTCGGAAGACTCTGTGGGCCGAGGCAGTTCTGGGGCGTTGGCGCGCATTCGGGAGGGCCTCGGGGGATCCAAGGCCTTCTGCGGGGACACCAGGAGTAAGATATTGAGGTGCGGAGACATGTCAGTCATGTCGAAAGGTCATGCGCTTACACCCAACACCGATTTGAAACGCAAAGAGAGCAAAATATCGTTgaaatttctttatatttttattttttaactgtATTTTACACACATACTTTCAGCAGCTAAAGTAACTGATTCtattatttaaatgtatttagCGTTAAAGCAATCAAGTCTATTTCATGTGGACAGTTCACAACATGTCTTcactgtagcagggatcacgaactGAGACGCGGCTCTAAGTGAACATCATGTCCAAGGCTTCAGCAGAAGATCTAGCTCCCTTGAAGTTGCTATTTACATAATTGTTAAATGAACGAAATGTGTGCAGCTGTCTTCCCGGCTCGGCGCTGGCGCAGGCGGCGCTTCACAGAACctgcgaagaaagaaaagaaacaacttTAAAATTCATGCATCACtttgatacatacattcataacgTTTGAAAATTGTGTTCAACGAGAAATTTGTTTATTCTCAAGATTAAACGGAATTACAACTACATCCTACAAGACAATCCTCATACAGACACACCTGCATAGATATATACGTTTGGtggcatgaatgtgtgtgtacgtatgtatgtatgtatgtacgtacgtatatatgtatgaatgtatgcatgtatgtagtatgtatgtgtatacatttatgtatctatgcctGTACGCACggataaacaaaaagacagacagagaggtaaatagaCACCCATTAAATGGCCGTTTGCTTAGGCATATAAGCTTTCGTGTATAGGCTGATACATATGCATTTCGTAATATCATTGCCGGTTGTCTGAACGCACAAAAGTAGCGCCAGGGAACCGTTGCATGTCATTAAAACAATTCAGCGAGTTTAGCAAGTCTCCTCTCGTCTGctttaatctcattatcattctacTGCCTCATTTCACCGCTTTATCATCTGTATGacggctattatcatcatcatcatcatcacgctcctcctctccttggcttcttttcttcccctctccccttgttccATCTCATTTCCATCATCTCATTCTgcatttactccccccccccccccccctcgcctcctagCGCTCGGGCTACACTCCTGGTCGGGCGAGGAATGCATGATACGGCAAAGACATGTAAGAggatctcatttctctctctctctctctctctctctcgcagcggaaaatatatataattggcgatagagaggagaaaaggaacagGCAGgccagggaagagggaaggcagattAACGCTGCAGAGTAAGtcaaagtaagagaagaaaagaaagaaagcagaaaatctAAACGATCATGCAGCAACTGCCATCAGACCCACCCGTTCGCTCTTCTTCATATAACGAATTGAAAGCGACATATAAAGCTGACGCCTAGAAGAAACTCTCAGAAAGAGCCCGTGCTGGCGCAGTGAACAGAGCTTCGCAAGTGTTTGTGAGGTACCTGCTGATGGGAGGCAACAGCGCCATCTCCTCTATTTTTGCTTTGCTAATCAAAATCAGTTTCTTTATTGTGCCATTAAGGTTCGTCGAGATCCCGAATGCCGCGATTGCGTGGTTAGACTTGATTAACCTAGGTTGAAAACAACGATTAATCCATGACTATGAGGAGCAATGTGCTGTTGTGCTCGACAATACAGGTAGGTGAGTGAGCGAATGGGAAGGTAGAcagtaggaaagagaaaaaatgcgtaggaaagagagaaaaatgcatgCAAAtgcccagggagagagagagagagagagagagagagagagagagagagagagagagagagagagggacggagggagggagggagagagagagagagagagagagagagagagagacagagagagagagagagaaagaaagagagagaatgagagagagagagagagagagagagagagagagagagagagagagagagagagagagagagagagagagagagatagagaaggggggggagggagagggagagggagagagagagagagagagagagagagagagagagagagagagaagagagagagagagagagagagagagagagagagagagagagagagaaagagaaagagagagagagagagaggcgttaaAAGAACTGATAAAAAACCCAATTcattgcaatacacacacacacacacacacacaaatatatatatatatatatatatatatatatatatatatatatagagagagagagagagagagcagagagagagagagagagagagagagagagagagagagagagagagagagagagagagagtgagacagagacagatagagagaggcagagagagagacagagagagagagagagagagagagagagagagagagagagagagagagagagagagagaagttaaaggaactgataaaaataatcagtTCATTGCAATACATTTTGCAGATCCATTACCGAAATGAAAGAATGCGTGCATTTTAAGAAATCTTGAAAGTCAGTGAAAGGCAGAAAATTTATAATGGATCGAATCATAGCTACGCGGCTCCGGTCATGCATTGTTGCACGATATCCTATGCGTATAGACTAACAGGAGATTTTTCTCAATAAAAAGATTCATAAACCTTGGGATTTTACGATTAACTTtgcaaacatatttttttcagcTTTCCTCGATAAAGCTATCTGACAAATCAAAATACAATATATGTTATGAGAGTACTAATCAGCACACACATATAAGCTCTATAGATATATCCCcttcaaaaaaataaattaatcgagaaaataatcaagaaaaagtAGAGCGAACTTCGGTCATGTAaatagaaagttaaaaaaaaagaaaagaaagaaagagaaaattctaCTCTTTTTCGAGGGAGAAACCTAATAGGTAGTGTTACTCAAGTTAGTAGAGTTAATTGCATACCAACTCGGCTCCCTTTTTCGCCTATTCGTGTTTCAAAAGATTATCATTAATGCCTGTCCCTTCAGAGGCAAGATCTCTGTGGCGATCCAGCTGGAAATAATCAGCGGTGAAGGCGGACGTGAGGGGCGAGATCATGCAGCTGGTTAGCGCTCACGTGGCCGTCAGTCAAGCCAAAATCGTGGCGGTGCATCACGCTCGCATGAAATGGAAATGCGGTCTAATGTAACTTCCTGGCGGTGCATGTCCCTCGCGCATGAACACGAGACACACTAATGCCATGGCGGTTGTGAAGGCGGGCGGAATGGCGACAAAGCGTCCGAAATATTCACATGGTTTTTCAAGCGCTGACGTCCTTTTAGCAAATTAGTCCCTCGTCCGTTCGGCAGATCGCAGCTGACACCTCCGAGAGCATAGTCCTGCAAGCGCGTGAGCCTCATCTGTTTCCCTGGCGGACCGCGAGTCCTTTGTTTTTCCTTGGCTGCAAAGGAATGAATCAGCTTGAAACGTCGGAATTCATCCTACGTTTCCTTCTCTCAACTCTCATTAGCCTCAGTGATCCCATCCACATCtgccttcttctccacttctactcccacctctcccacttcACCAGCACTGCGTTCTGCTTACTTATTTTTCaacttgtccctcctccttcttttcattctcagcctcctcttattcttcctcctcctcctcctcctttttctcctgctcctccccctcctccttctcctccatttcctcatcttcttccgtcacctcctcctcctgctcttcttcctcatattcttccttcacctcctcctcctcatcatcatcatcatccttactatcataatcatccttctcctcctgcacTGCCATCCCCactacctcttctttcttcttctcttactcgtTCCTCCCTTTTTcgtattctcttccctttttccttctacttcctgccccccaccccttgtcctcttccttctgtcccccctcttcttcttcctcctcattcccctccctcctccacctttggTCTTCTCCAACCACTTTCTTGACCTACTTTTCCATCTCCTCAAGTAAATTTTCAACAAAAACGTTCAATATCGAGGAGGCTCCCCCCCCCCGTTGCCCCTGTTGCTCCTGCTCGCACACGCatgccggacacacacacacggtcggtCAACGTCTCCGCGCGTCGCCGAAGGGGATCGGGTAAAAAAGAGTTACTCTGAATCTCCTTCCACTTTGAAGGCGGACTCCGGACTACACTTTTATTGGTGGTAAGTCACCTTCTGCAATTctacattttcattctctctctctctcactctctctctctctctctctctctctctctctctctctctctctttctctctctctctctctctctctctctctctctctctctctctctctctctccctctctgtctgtctgtctgtctgtctgtctctctctctctctctctctctctctctctctctctctctctctctctctctctctctctctctctctctatctatctatctatctatctatctctctctctctctctctctctctctctctctctgtctatctgtatgtatcgtcctctatctctttattactatatttatctcTGTGTCCTTCCCTaaccatcactctctctatcttgcaccctcttattctctcacttcctctcttactctttcctccatttttctcctctccctccacctcctgttgctcttctcccttcttctttttccttccaccttcctttgcCTGCCTCTCAGAGAACGTGTTGAGCGTGTGGTTAATTTATATCTAGACTCGGAAGGGCGAGTCAGGAAAGAGCTGACGAATGGGagatgttttattatcatatttccgcAGACATTTCCACATCCTAGCTTTATAGTTGTctggtttcttctttttcttagctctctcaccctctccctctccctccccctctctctctctctctccctttctcacactcattctctctctctctctctctctctctctctctctctcactcactctctctttctttctctctctctctctctctctctctctctctctctctctctctatctctc
This genomic interval from Penaeus vannamei isolate JL-2024 chromosome 35, ASM4276789v1, whole genome shotgun sequence contains the following:
- the LOC113820104 gene encoding uncharacterized protein, with the protein product MTDMSPHLNILLLVSPQKALDPPRPSRMRANAPELPRPTESSERAISTETNVDGGTVTGSWGKSLGWAAPEGQGPITYGHAMPRAERPRQWGEDFGEASPPGLALRERQVVGPESPGFSPASQCTSARAATSGVRGPRPQPHSIGTTDAARAPRAAKASTEADPSVSQGPDRLPWESAPSHRFLHTAAPAARPASPAKAPSGSGSGRPATTTAGVCARGTSGRQAHKSPPEGLMRRLWEVVLLSLLLASPAAGHFDRGGPQHRITWGRGNTANSAVFGDTPTNVTAVHGHRARLPCQVKNLGLKDVS